The sequence below is a genomic window from Felis catus isolate Fca126 chromosome A2, F.catus_Fca126_mat1.0, whole genome shotgun sequence.
gtttcttttttggtatcctttcattttgttgtatAGCACTATTAacactgatgtttttaaaaagctgccacAAAGAAGATAAAGCTGAGGGAAGAGGCTCAAGAATTCAGTCATTTAAAACAGTAATTTTCTAGTAATTTGCAAAGAGAGAGACCATTGCTTATTGCCTAATGCATCTGACTATGTATTAGATATAGTCATTGGAGAatatatcaaagagaaaaaaaggtataCAGACTGACGAGGAACAAAAAGGTGTAAGTGACAGGAAATTAAGCCAAAACAATAAATCCCAAATGGTGGAAACTATCTTTAAAGATTCAAACAGCCCTGTGTTTGAGGGCTGTTTCCCTTACACAGTGCGCACAAGTTCATTGACCGCTTGGAGTTCAGCTTTCTTATGTGTAAAAGGGAATAACTGAGGCATCTTCCTTGCAGGGAGCTGTTGTTGAAGGACTAACTGAAAGAACCCACGGTGTGCCCAGCACAAGGCTCCTTGACTGTTTGTTGCCCATTCTTACATTCACAGGCCGAACAGCCCAAAGAAAGGATGTGAAGATACAGACAGTGTGTGGGAAGACGAAGGCAGGCCGGCTTCTCACAGAAGTAACTAATTAGCCAACAACCACTGACCTGCTTGAGCCCGGGCGGGAGCGTGAGGTCAGCCAACGCTTCGGTTGCATCCTGGAACCCTCAAGCTGTCCCAGAATTGTTTACCTAAAGCCCCCCTTGGAGGTCTGCCCTtagctctgtctctcactccatTTGGGCCCAACTCTCACGGCAGCTAATCTAATCAGCTAATCTATGCTAAATTATTAATGGGATCCCAGAGGTTAATGAGTAACAAGGATACTCTCCAACAGAGGCAAGCTGCAGACCAAGGCCTCAGCGAGTCATTAGAGTCTCGGTGGGAATTCCAGGCATCAGGCAGCCCTCCTCCAATCCTATCAAATTATAGGCAAGCATGTTACAAATCCTGCCAGCAAAAGTAATCCATATCCGAATGCAAACGAATCAACAAAGGACAGAGCAAAAAACCCTCCAAGTACACCAGCACAAAATGGTTGTAGGCATTGGTGTGTTTTCAAGTTTTGTGTCCTTGGGCGAGCCCACTGGATGCACTTCTCCGTGTCCCCATCGTGCCAGGTGCAGCATGGAGGTCGAGGTAAGGGTTAAATTACGCAATCCACgtaaagcacttggaacagtgcctgccacacaaTACATGCTCAACAAATGTCAGCCGTTGCTGACATCATTTGGACTTGTATGTTCAATGGAGTTAGGCCCACAGTGCAGCACACTGGAATtagatctgggttcaaatgtCAGGCCCACTTCcccctagctgtgtgactttgcacAAGAGGTTCGGCCTCTCTGAGCTGTAAATTTCTCGAATgtaaaataagcataataataCCTACCCTATAGGGTTGATGACCAGATTTCAAGTGCTAACACATGGAATGTGGGTAGCACACATAAAGCCCTAACAAAGGATGTCTTGAATCATCATCTTGTATTTTCCAGCGTTTTTGACTGCACCCTTGGGAGTCAAACCAACAGGTGACCAGACATTCTAGGGGACAGAGTCTCCAGTGCCTCATGGAGACTAAGCCATGGTAATCCCTGGGAATGTCCAACAGGCGCAAGGCAGTTTAGCTGGGTTGAGATGGAGCCTCAGCTTTGATCGGTCCCGATGTCCCAAGGAAGTAGACACAAGGCAGGATTTTCATCTGTCTGGCTACTAAGactgtctcattaaaaaaaaaaaaaaatgcatgggaTCATGGCTTGGCTGTTGATATCTGGTGACAAATGCCACGGGGCTACAAAATAATTACATGCCAGTATCCTCATTTCCCTTTTAACTGTAtcttctgattataaaattaCTATAGAATTATGTCAGAAATataggcatttaaaataaaaagacaaatgttgcCTATGTTCCTGTCAACCACAAACAATCCCTTTTTAATATTTCGGTGCatatcgggggcacctgggtggctcagtcagttaagcatcccacttctgctcaggtcctgatctcatggtgagttcgagccctgcattgggctctgtgctgacagctcagagcctggagcctgcttcggattctgtgtctccctctgtctctctgtctcttccccactcacacactgactgtctctctctctctctctctctctctctctctctctctctaagataagtaaacattagggcgcctgggtggctcagtcggttaagcgtccgacttcagctcaggtcacgatctcgcggtccgtgggttcgagccccgcgtcgggctctgggctgatggctcagagcctggagcctgcttccgattctgtgtctccctctctctctgcccctcccccgttcatgttctgtctttctctgtctcaaaaataaataaacgttaaaaaaattttttttaataaaaaagataagtaaacattaaaaaaaaatttctgtgcatactgcttcagatttttctcaatacacacacataccaccacactgttgccattttaaaaaaatgagatcataccatacctACTAACTTATCATCTGCTTGTtcactatatgtatatacatatatatacacatatatatacatacatatatatacatatacatatatcatacatatatatacatatataaacatacatatacatacatatatatacctatacacatacatgtatatgtgtgtgtgtgtgtgtgtgtatttgttaaCATAAATCTGTATGCttatttttgatggctgcatAGGAATCCATGAAATGTATACCTCATAAATATTTGATCTATCCTCCGACTGAGAGGCACTTAGGGTTTTCCATCCTGCTGCTATAATAAACAACACCATATTAAGTATTCTCCCACAAACATCCATACACAATTGTCCAATTGTTTCCTTAGAAGTGGCATCGATGGGTCAACGAGTATATAATTCTTAAATgccttaaataaaacaaaacaaaagcaggcTTGCCGAGATGGGAGGGCGAGAGAGGTATTCTAATAACGGAAAAACACTGTCGTTTAGGCCCAGGCAAACAAAACGGCCTTGTGTCGGCCTTCTCCcccgcctttctctctctctcatctaccAGGAAGCACGTCTGTCTCACCGATAAGAGCAACTAAATCCTCTTGTGCAAAATTCAGAGTCAAACGCAGAGTGTCCGTGAGACAGAACTTGGGGTTTCATCTGGAAAAGCCACGTGAAGGATCAGCAGGAAGCGGCTTGTAAAAGGCAGTAAGCTCCTGAATGGCTCCCCTGAGCTTGCCACTTGGTCCCCCTGGTGTGTGGGGGCACACAGGCCGTCAGCTGGATGAACCCTACTGAGGACCCGCTGCGTAGGGGACCGTGAAATGACAAGGGCATGCCACAGGAAGGAGAAGATGCCCACAGCCCATTCGGAAGCCTGAGCAACTTACAAACAGGAGGACAATCACAGATAAATGCAGACACACTCAACTGGCCCAAACGTATACACACAGACATAACCAATGATGCCAAAACAGAGACGTTCTCGCGAGGGCAGCCACCGGGCCGAGAGGAACTTGCAAGAGATGAGTTTTTACAATGCTGCAttaggtacagaaaaaaaaagaagccgaGAGAAAGGGCTCTCGGCCCCACCACTTGCTGGcggggtgaccttgggcaagtcccatAAGCCCTTTATGACCTGGTTACCAAGAAGCTCTAAGCTTAATCACGGGAACCCGATTAGCTCTGGGTTTTGGTATTTtgagttttcctttccttgctgtgttgtttcaatttctattttcatgATTCTTCTTTCTAGCCCACCATTCGGTGATTGCCTACCATCTGCTAAACACTGTCCTGGGAGCTTTCATTATTTCATACTCATTTAGTCCTAACTACACCCTTGAAAGGTATGTGTTATTCCTACTTTATGCTCTAAATATGCTGGAGGTCACACGGCTGACTGGAAGAAAGATGGTTCCTGGTTCTACCCTCATGGCACAGAGGGGTTAGTGAATACGTTAAGGCTGAATGCACACATGAATGAATAGATTAAGTCGTTGACTCCCATCTGAACCCATGAAATTTTCACTACGTAAGACTCCCTTCTGCGCGTGTCTTTTCAACATAATTTATCTCAGAATCTGTTCCTTGAAAATCAGATATACATCAAGAATCAGAAATGAACAGGACTCACAATCCATCTGTAGGGAGCAGTGTGACAGTCACAGGGCCTGGCCCTGGGCCGACTCCCAGCAGCCGGCAACTAAAGGGTTAACGCCCAGCTCAGCAGGGGACTTCCAGGAGCCTGCTCCGAGGCTAGGGCTATCTTAAATTCTGAGGGGCTGGTGTTGAATGTATAGAGTATCACTCCTAGAAATAAGTAACTTAACATCCCAGGACtacagtttactcatctgtacgGAATATTCGTTTGTTGGCCTAGAGCtaacaatttaaattttcctCCAGAAAATCTTCTGTCATCCCAAGAGAAGAACTAGAAAGCAGTGATGAAGAACACCAAGGGTGCCTgcggggctcagctggttgagcatccgacttcagctcaggtcatgagctcaaggttcatgagtttgagccccatgtcgggctctctgctgtcacagagcctgcttcagatcctgcctctgtctttctctctgcccctccctggcttgcacgcacctctcccccaccagcctgagcgctctctctccccttctcaaaaataaacactaaagcgGGTcaccatgaaaacaaaacagaacaaaagaaccCCAAGTCCAAAAGCAAGTGGCAGGCAATGGATAGTGGTTATTGCCTTAAATCCCACGTTAGCACGAACTCTCACGTTTATCTGAACTTCTGGGTCCCGTAGAGCACTCGGTAAATCCCAGGTTTCTTGCTCCTTCTCACCAGCCCGAGACAGAGGTTGGTtttattgttgctgctgttgttttaaagAATCTGCGTTTGTTTGAGGTTCCCAGGATCCTTGTAAAGTTTACTCTGGGCTACCAACCACTGCTCTGCGGAGAAATCCCTACAGGTGAATGGATTGATACTGGTAGAGGATATTTTCTGCTCCGACCAGAGAggcttctcccaccccccacctactTTCACTCCCTGTGCACAGGCTACCTGGTTTTGAAGGTTTCCAAGACCTGCCACTCTGTTCCTCTAATGGCTGCTGGTGAATTGTGCCATATTCCAAAGTTCTCTCCAACTGTTCTGAGCCTCACGCATCTGTATTCAAACAAGGGTTGCAGAAGCAGCTGGAAGAGAGAAACCAGAATGGCAGCAACCAGTCCAGCAGCAACATTTGGAAGAGCCGATCAACCTGCTGGGCTCCTGATTCATCAGGAGTGAAGGAAAGGCAGCCATATTGGTCCCTGGCAAGGACAAACCAGAAGGAACACTAAGTTGGCACCAGTGATCTGGATGGTGGCACACAGAGGCCGCCAAACCAATAATGACTAGAACGCAAATAACTCCTGTGAAAACTTGAGGCATCTTCTCTTGTCCTCAATCTGCACCTTTTGAGAGTCCcctgttctttctgttttcaacaGGACTTGACAATGACTCGTCCTCTAACCCAGGAAACCAAATGTCTGTTGACTCAGGTAATTAACTTTCAAAAAACGAACTCTGAGGGTTTTCTGAATGAGAGCGTCAAGTaagacttctctctctttctgtcacagccaacgcacgcacgcgcgcgcgcacacacacacacacacacacacgtgcacagacAAAATGGTCACGGGATAAGACAGACATGGGCTGTCATGATGAAGTAGCTGTGAGACCTGACCCAAGTTGctttgtctctgcttctctgccaggTACAATGGGGGTAAGAATGGCACCCGCCTCATAGGGTTGTGGTAAGGATTCAGGGAAGTCGTGAAGGGAAAGGGCTTTGTACAATGCCAGTGCAGAATAGGACCTTCATAGCCGgaaggcttttgtttgttggctttgttttgttttaaatcttggTTTGCTGCCACTTTAGGGCAGAAGAATGTCACCAGGTGCCACTGTTCAATAAACTGATCAATGAACATACCAGTTGGGTATCTTTCGAACATACATTAGTAAGATAAAAGGGGAGGAATCACATCTTTCCTCTCTACCACACGCTATATATAGGTTTGTACACATATATAAGATGAACACTTGCTAATTCTGATATGGGAGGTCAAGAAGCAAAGGACACTGTTCTTACGAGCGTGGTCCAAACAACGGGACAACGTCTTGCCGCTAAAGTTAATGGCAGCCAGGAAGGGCGCAAGTTGCTGGCACTATTGCTTCTGAGCACATCGCTCCTTCCACCGGCTCTCCCTCGCCCTGGCTCTCCAGTGAGTCTAACTGACACGATATTTCACTTATATTCCATTTAGCCCTGGCAGTGGGAACACGGTGCGACATGAGCTACCACACCACGCAACTTATGACTTGACTACTCCAGGTCATAAGGAGCCAATGTTATCTTTCACTGAAAGATTTCACTTTAGAAATCACAATTCCAGGACGCAATAGGATACCACTGTGTCACATCAGAAGAACCTGATACAGATAATAGGATGAGATAAGGACTCACTTGGGAAGCATTTTGGGAACCCCCTGCCGGTTTTGAGCTCTATTTCGGAGATGCCAGAAAGACCCTGGGAAGTTGTATGATTTGGagaagcaacttttaaaaaataaagaagaggaagaaggataaagtttcagaaacagaaagtcggaagaacaacaacaagaaaaagaatattttaacaaaCATCCTGAAACAGGATCAAACTGAAGgacgatctttttttttttttaatttttttttaacgtttatttatttttgagacagagagagacagagcatgaacaggggagggtcagagagagggagacacagaatctgaaacaggctccaggctgtgagtggttagcacagagcccgacgcggggctcgaactcacggaccgtgagatcattgacctgagccaaagtcggatgcttaactgactgagccacccaggcgcccctgaaggacGATCTTTAGTGATAAGCTGAGAAAGTGACCAGGCTTCAAAGAGGGTGAAGAGTTGCCTCATGGCTAGAGACTGAGCAACACACACAGCATAAGTTTTTCAAGGTGCCCAGAATGACACATGTCTGACAACGGCCAGGCACATTGGCGCAAAGCCTCAAGGAAACTGTCCAGCATGGGCAGGAGTCTAGGGGTGGGCATATACGCATTTGACGCAAACCCAGAAATGCCATCTACACTTCCATTTGCTTATTTCCCAAAGTTACAGAGAAACGGCGAAAACCGAAGTTGATGGGAAAAATTCCTATAAACACACAGAGGTTTTTTGGAGTTTCATTTGTGAgactttttcactttttcataaccctacatggttaaaaaaaaaaaaaaaaacaaatccctcATGAACAGAAAACACCAGAACACCCGGGAAACACGAGCGATGGCTAATAGAGGATATGGCCGCAAGGGCCTGAAGACGTTACTAACGCTTGATCCTAAAAATCAGCAACTTCAACGAGAGGCAGCTTTGCCCACAGAGAGCTTGAAGCTAGTTGAGCTTGTACCCGAACTTGGTGAGTTACCAGCTGTGctaccttggacaagttactaaaCCTCTTTTCAGCCTCCACACCTGTGCCATGGGGCTATACGTACCTCGCTTGAAGACTGAATCCAAGACAACGTACGTGGTAGCACTTTGCAGCCTGTCAAAGAGCTACGTGTTTGTAGTGTGGCCACTAACCCATCTCGCAGAGCTGGGATCTCTGCTTAAGCGAGAAGGAAATACCTGAGGTGTCACACGCCTGCCTTCCTGTTGAGGGCTCTCTGTGCAGGATGCTGTGCCTATAGATAatgtggggtttgttttgttcctCTTCATCTTCTTGTGCATCAAGGGACAGCAGTGGTTCAATAAAATAATCCCCATCATGGGACCGGAATGTGCCCAGCTGCAAatgaagagaggggagaggttgATTTAATATAACTCAaccagaaggagggaaagaaaaggaacactGTCAAGGAGACAAGGTGCCGTTTCACTCAATCCCTTCCCCATGAGGGCTGCTTGAATGGAACTTGCTGCCGACATATTTGGAGAAGCAGTTTATTTTCAATCCGCCAGGCCAGGTCCGTACCTTCTTGATTTGACTCTATTGCAACTGCTATCCAAATCTGTTTCTAAGAAATCCTTCCCTGGTGCTCAAATTCTCATCACACTCACTTTTAAAGGAAAGAGAGCATTCTTCTTTGTGTTAAGATAGCCCGGACACTTAGGGAAAAGTGTGAGCTTCCCAGGGACAAGCTGACCTGTGGAGGCCTTATCATTAATTCAAATTCAGAGAGCATATACTGATCACAGGCACTCCACGTGGCGCTGCCTGTGACATTGGCACATGAGcgtctctgcaccccctccctgTGCAATAGGGAGTGATGCCTGGAGTCAGGATGCCTTAAGTTCCCAACGCTGCCACTCACCCATCCACCCTGGGCAAGTTCCTTAATCGCTCTGAGTTTCAGCTTCCTTGTTCATCAATTGGTGATAAAAATACATACTGTAAAGCCTGACTGTGCAGAATAAATGGGATAATGCATGGAAAGTGCTTAGCAAAAGGACCCTTTGTAAGGAACTGTAACACCTTAGGGGTTTTTGCGTTGCTGTGTTAGCCACCAGCCGCCAGGACAGAAtgtgtgtggggcacctggggggctcagtcccttgagcgtctgactcttggtttcagctcaggtcaggatctctcagttcaggagttcgagccttgtgtggggctctgtgctaacagctcagggtctcgagccggcttcggattctgtgtctccctctctctctctccctgttccccactcattctctctctctctctctctctctctctctctctctctccgtctctctctgctcctcacccacttgtaccttgtctctcttaaaataaataaactttagtaaaaaaaaaaattttgaaagtctTTTTAGGAACAGAGATTCAGTCTCTGGCCCATGGTTAGAAGCATGGGTCAGAAAGATAAGGTGGGAACCCCAACTCTGTCACTTAGTAGGTAGGAGAACTCGGGCAAGCCTCCaactctccaagcctcagtgtccttcctcatctgtaaaattggttGTTTTCAGAACTGGGCTGTTATGAGGATTTGGATGGGATGAGATGATGCATACAAAAAGTACTTATTACAGTGCAAGACACATAAGAGTCCAATAAATGTCATCCTTACGAGGTCAAATTAATTCTGTTGTCGATTCAGAGAAGCATGTTTGATCAAAGAGTAGTCCTTTCTTGGTTAAAGTGACCATTTATTCAAACATAGGTACTAAGTACCTACAATATACAAGGCTCCAACAGGGGAGAGAAAGGCACCGATGGTGTCCCTGCTGCGAAGGAGGAAGGGATAGATCATGTGCACCAAGGACCACAACACAAGAGAGAGCATACTCAGCATCATAAGAGAGGTACAGATAAGTGTGTGTGCAggtgaagagggaaagagaacagtgGCTGAAGGACAAGGTTTCCCGGGGAAGAAGCTATGTAAGTTACTTTAAAAGAAGGGTAGGATTTGAGCATGTGATGCTGGGGGACATGACCGAGTAAACCCAGAGACCCAAAGGCAATGACACAGGACTGGGGTGGGAGAGAAACTCTGAGAAAATCTGCAAAAGCAGATTGCCCGATACCCAGAATTTGTGGAGGAAAGCCTGAGAGATGAGCCTGGCGGGTAGATGTGCAAGGCATGAGGAGGGATGCCGTAAATGGTCTCAAGTGTCAGATGATGAAATCAGTAGTTGTTCACTAAGCAATGGGGAGCTATGTAGAGTGAGTGAACAGAGGAGTAATGTGATCTTACACCTAGTCACCCTTAATCTGTTAGCGGTGTTTGGCAGGGATTGGAGAGGGAAGACTGGAGGAGGACAGACCACATGGAAATATTTCTGAGACAACAGTCCTAaatgagcgaggggcagagaagtgAAGGAGGTCTAGAATTAGGGTAGGGCCTGTTCAGACCAGTGAGAGACACATCTGAGATGGAATTCAGGAAAACTGATAACCGACtggtagggtgtgtgtgtgtgtgtgtgtgtgtgtgtgtgtgttccggGTTGAGGGGAGGGGGAATAGATTGGTGTGGTTCATTCTAAAGAGTGAAAGAATTCCCGGGTGGAAATATTTCCACTAGGAACGCCATGATACTTCCGGTGCAGAAACGGTAATGGGAAGTCTTGGGAGGAAAGATAAATtcgagaagggagacagagggatgAGGTTTTTGGAGCTAGGTTAATCACTGAAAGAAACAGCCAGTGCACCTATCCTTAAGATGTGTTCTGGACCTTTCCCTCCCCAGAGAGGCAGATTGCAAATTAAATGCAATATACATGGGTTTGTCACGGTCTATACAATCATTCTAAAGTCCCGGCCGGCCCTCAGTTCCCTAAGAGAGTTACCAGTTGCTGCGAGATATCACCTAAAATTGGCAACAGAAATTAAGGTCCTGCGCAGCAAAGTATTTATACAACTGCTGGGGCCACTCCGCGGGGTGTGGAGGcggagagggaggaggagtgaAGGTTGTTTACAAACTTTACGTACATACTCAGCACCATTCTAAAGTTCTAGAATTGGTGTTTACAACCTTCGGATCTAGGGGTGTTCTGATGACCTGGGTTCCAGTGCCTGGTTTATGCCCACCCCAGCCATAACCTTCGGCAGAATGGAAGGATTCCTGCGCTTTGGCCCTAGGTCTTGGGGCGGCGATGACTCACGGCAGCACCCCCTTACCCCCCCGCGCGTCAAACTGCCGTCTCCGCCCACCCCCAAACAATCTCAACAACGAGCCGAGCCGCAGCTCCTGGCGCtttgctgggggctggaggggctcATCGCTGTGCTCGTATCCCAGCAGGCTAAAACCTTCCCAGTCCTACTCTTCAAGCTTGCCTCGTTCCCCCACCGGACCCTTCCGTTGAGCAGTGGAGACAGATGCGACATCCCAACCGGGGACGCAGGATCCACCAACGACAGCGCTCGGCAGGGGCAGCCAAGTGGCCCGGTAAGTTATCCGTGCTCCCCTTAGAAAAGGTGATGGGGAATGTGGGTCCTCAGGGGAAGAGTAAACGCATCATGGGGGGGAGCAGTGCGCATAACGCCGTGCGCTGGGAGAGCCTGACCCGGGAAAGTTTCTGCGTCACACGCGCGTGTTAGGAACG
It includes:
- the LOC102899165 gene encoding uncharacterized protein LOC102899165 isoform X4 → MPTPAITFGRMEGFLRFGPRSWGGDDSRQHPLTPPRVKLPSPPTPKQSQQRAEPQLLALCWGLEGLIAVLVSQQAKTFPVLLFKLASFPHRTLPLSSGDRCDIPTGDAGSTNDSARQGQPSGPDSLKGPMTRHGESPWQSENPYVPGRVSSCCIITAVTLTATKNLLHDLQSTFRGMKQHWLPIAIIYK
- the LOC102899165 gene encoding uncharacterized protein LOC102899165 isoform X3, whose translation is MPTPAITFGRMEGFLRFGPRSWGGDDSRQHPLTPPRVKLPSPPTPKQSQQRAEPQLLALCWGLEGLIAVLVSQQAKTFPVLLFKLASFPHRTLPLSSGDRCDIPTGDAGSTNDSARQGQPSGPAASLISSVWMVPLELGSTQPVQLHPGPPIQQYELGGSPRRAGMEPKAALHHPELGLRSSLAESGQRGLN
- the LOC102899165 gene encoding uncharacterized protein LOC102899165 isoform X2 codes for the protein MPTPAITFGRMEGFLRFGPRSWGGDDSRQHPLTPPRVKLPSPPTPKQSQQRAEPQLLALCWGLEGLIAVLVSQQAKTFPVLLFKLASFPHRTLPLSSGDRCDIPTGDAGSTNDSARQGQPSGPAASLISSVWMVPLELGSTQPVQLHPGPPIQQYELGGCKEKRSVCKPGSIPSPHARSASALILDFPTSRAVGK
- the LOC102899165 gene encoding uncharacterized protein LOC102899165 isoform X5, coding for MPTPAITFGRMEGFLRFGPRSWGGDDSRQHPLTPPRVKLPSPPTPKQSQQRAEPQLLALCWGLEGLIAVLVSQQAKTFPVLLFKLASFPHRTLPLSSGDRCDIPTGDAGSTNDSARQGQPSGPAASLISSVWMVPLELGSTQPVQLHPGPPIQQYELETKTRKMKCT
- the LOC102899165 gene encoding uncharacterized protein LOC102899165 isoform X6 produces the protein MPTPAITFGRMEGFLRFGPRSWGGDDSRQHPLTPPRVKLPSPPTPKQSQQRAEPQLLALCWGLEGLIAVLVSQQAKTFPVLLFKLASFPHRTLPLSSGDRCDIPTGDAGSTNDSARQGQPSGPAASLISSVWMVPLELGSTQPVQLHPGPPIQQYELGSLRN
- the LOC102899165 gene encoding uncharacterized protein LOC102899165 isoform X1, which gives rise to MPTPAITFGRMEGFLRFGPRSWGGDDSRQHPLTPPRVKLPSPPTPKQSQQRAEPQLLALCWGLEGLIAVLVSQQAKTFPVLLFKLASFPHRTLPLSSGDRCDIPTGDAGSTNDSARQGQPSGPAASLISSVWMVPLELGSTQPVQLHPGPPIQQYELASWRRLWKISVMFLHAARSIWQRFPMGGLPPLLGIGGSPRRAGMEPKAALHHPELGLRSSLAESGQRGLN